The stretch of DNA AGTCGAGAAAAGGTATTTTCCTAGTCTATTCATGGCAATATCTCCGATGTTCTTTTAAGACGGATCTTTCGATGTAGCTCCAATCGGTATTTGTTCAACAAAACACACTAATGTTTATCGCGACTATTTAGCTCGCACTAGACCAAAACTTAGACTCTATCCCTACTAGCTATTGAGTTCGCGATTGGGCTAATTGCCTGGAGTTTGGCATTTCAACGCCGCCGCCGCGGGAATGACGGGGATTCCTGTAGATTTGATTTAGTTTTTTCAGGATTGGGACGATTTGCCAATTAGTTATTGTGACAATTTCCTTGGGGTGGGAAACAACATGCGCAAATTCTTCAAGCTAAAAATAAGACACAAGCTGCACTGCCTAGTTCTCGTGACTACAGGTGGCGCACTGTTACTTAACTTTCTAGTCTCAACGTTCTTTACAGCACAGCATTTTCGAGAATTTCTAAGGAACGAGCTACAGTCTACATTTGAGCTTATCTCAAACACCACCTCACCGACTCTTTTGTTTAAGGACAAGGAGACAGGGGAAAGATTACTTCAAGCTATAAGGGCCAAGACGTACATCACCCGGGCGGTCGTGTTTACCGCAGAGGGCGATCAACATGCGATCTACTACCGAAGCGATGTGGCAGCAGAGTTTCCTGCATATAGCTCGCTACAAATTGGCATGACCTGCTCAGATTACACATGCAGCATCTTGCAGCCGATATCCCATGAACAGAACCATATAGGCGCGCTTTTTATTGAGTCCGATTTAAGCGCTTTAGATTCTCAAATATCACAGTTTGCTAAAAGCGTCGCTGCAGTGGCATTTTTATCTTTTGCCCTAGCGCTCATATTGTCATCCTTACTTCAACGGCTAATATCAAAGCCTATAATAGATTTAACCAAAACAGCTGATGCAATTTCGATAAACCATGACTACAGTGTACGGATCGATAATCCTGGGAATGATGAGATCAGTGCATTAAGCAGAACTTTTAACTACATGCTTGATGCCATTCGCGACCGCGATGGAGAACTTCGCGCGGCAAAAGAGTCTGCAGAGGCGGCCAATAAAGCAAAATCGGCGTTCCTAGCCAATATGAGCCATGAGATTCGCACTCCTATAAACAACGTGATTGGGTCTGTAGACATGGCGTATGCGGCCAATCCGCCGGCGTGTGTGGTTAAATGCCTAAAAATGGTTGAAATCTCGGCTAAAGTGCTCAGCACGGTCATTAATGACATTTTGGATTTTTCCAAAATTGAGGCCGGAAAAATGAATGTAGATTTGGTTAAACTAGACATCCGAACTTTCTTGGAAGAGGCTATAGCACCACTAAGGACAAACGCCGAAAAAAAGGACATCCGTTTCTCACTACATATCGACGACGATGTTCCTACATACATAATGAGCGATAGCGTTCGCTTAACCCAAATATTAACAAATCTTATCGGCAACGCTGCGAAGTTCACTAAGAAGCAAGGCGGCGTTATTAATGTCCGAGTGGCAAAAGCCGATTCTAAAGCGGGCGACGGTGCGTTGAAATCAGAGCCTAAAATACAAATTTCCGTTGTAGATAACGGCATTGGTATTCAAAAGGAAAAGCAACAAACCATTTTCGAGTCTTTTAGCCAGGCCGACAACTCTACAACGCGCCAATACGGCGGCACCGGGCTAGGGCTTACCATTGCCGCGCAATTAGCAAAATTGCTAGGAGGCGATATTTGGGTTGAAAGCGTAGTTAACGAAGGAACTACCTTTCATTTCACTATCTCGTCGGGAAGAGTCGACGAAGACGCGGCAAGGCCCAACGAGACTAATGCCAGTAACGGAGACGAGAGCGAGCTTTCCAAGCCCGCCCTAAGACGGTGTAGAATCCTAGTCGTTGACGACAACGAGATGGGTCAGCAAATTGCGAAATTCAGACTGGAAAGATGGGGTCAGGCCGTCACTATCGCGGTTAATGGCGAAGAAGCAGTAGAGCTATTTAAGAGCGAGAAGTTAGATATAATTTTAATGGATTGCCAAATGCCAGTAATGGATGGTCTCACAGCCACGAAACTAATCCGCGAGATTGAGCAGAGTCGTGCTGGTGAAGGCACAACTCCTAGTCGCATTCCAATACTCGCCATGACGGCTAACGCAATAGACGGTGCCGATGACGAGTGTTATCAGGCTGGCATGGACGCTTACGTTTCTAAGCCAATCAAGGAAGAGGAGTTCATCAACGCAATAAGCAAATTTGTAATTGAGAGACAGCCGAATATTTAGGGGCGATCAAAAAAACACGCATCTTCTCCACTTTGGTTTTACCCCAGGTTATTGAGCAGATACCAATAATGTAACTACATCGCTAGTCGTCGCGATGCCAGGCATCGCGACCTTCGCGATATT from Deltaproteobacteria bacterium encodes:
- a CDS encoding response regulator — encoded protein: MRKFFKLKIRHKLHCLVLVTTGGALLLNFLVSTFFTAQHFREFLRNELQSTFELISNTTSPTLLFKDKETGERLLQAIRAKTYITRAVVFTAEGDQHAIYYRSDVAAEFPAYSSLQIGMTCSDYTCSILQPISHEQNHIGALFIESDLSALDSQISQFAKSVAAVAFLSFALALILSSLLQRLISKPIIDLTKTADAISINHDYSVRIDNPGNDEISALSRTFNYMLDAIRDRDGELRAAKESAEAANKAKSAFLANMSHEIRTPINNVIGSVDMAYAANPPACVVKCLKMVEISAKVLSTVINDILDFSKIEAGKMNVDLVKLDIRTFLEEAIAPLRTNAEKKDIRFSLHIDDDVPTYIMSDSVRLTQILTNLIGNAAKFTKKQGGVINVRVAKADSKAGDGALKSEPKIQISVVDNGIGIQKEKQQTIFESFSQADNSTTRQYGGTGLGLTIAAQLAKLLGGDIWVESVVNEGTTFHFTISSGRVDEDAARPNETNASNGDESELSKPALRRCRILVVDDNEMGQQIAKFRLERWGQAVTIAVNGEEAVELFKSEKLDIILMDCQMPVMDGLTATKLIREIEQSRAGEGTTPSRIPILAMTANAIDGADDECYQAGMDAYVSKPIKEEEFINAISKFVIERQPNI